Genomic window (Pyrus communis chromosome 13, drPyrComm1.1, whole genome shotgun sequence):
GATTGAAATATTCATTTTTCCTGCTTATGCTgtgtttggttactgagaaagTTTTGGAAAATGGAGATGAATTGcgataattttacttttttgctTCTTTTGAGCTGGGAAAATGTATAAATTACTTTAAAACTATGGTTTTAACTAGTTGATTTTTTGGTTTAAATGGGAATGCAGATGTCGGTTTTAGTTTTCCAAAGGTTAATTCTTTTcgaaaccaaatgaagaacttggatttgttttgtttatgtATATTTTAGTTACATTGCTTACGTAGAGAAGTAAAGAAATGAACTCCAGAAGTGATGCTTTTTCGTGTAGGTGATATGATATCCGCAATTGGATTCGACAAGAGTGGTGATTTCCTTGCCATTGGAGATCGGGGTGGCCGATGTGTGATATTCGAGAGGAAGGATGGGAAACATGTGAGAATTGCCAACACGCTTTTATATCGTTCAGGAAAATTTTAAATGGACATTTTTCAAATATGAATACTTTTGAATTCACTTGGGGCTATCTTCCTTGTTAGGCTGGCATCTaatgttggatgaaattgggtTTACGTTCTTTTTACCCTTAATTGTTAATTGGCTTCGTAGACTTTAAATCTGCAACACCCTCGACATAAATTGGAGCAGCTGGATTTCACGTCCACCCAGCATCCTGAATTTCAGTTTAAGACTGAGTTTCAGAGTCATGAACCTGAGGTATGTTTTAAAATCTTGTATTTAATGATGCACCATGTATGATACGCGTTGATACCTAAATTGGGTAATACTGGTGCATGTGTTTTGTTCTGTCGCTTCTATTTGTGCAATGGGGATGATTACGTTATCATGCTATTACGTTTTACTCAGTTTGACTACTTAAAGAGTGTGGAGATTGAAGAGAAGATCAACAAAGTAAGATGGTGTGCAACATCTAGTGGATCCCAGTTCATGCTTTCAACAAATGACAAGACGATAAAACTGTGGCAGGTATGAACTTTTCTAATTAAATCATTTTACTTAAAATGATGGACACTTGCTGTTAGCCAATGGAGTTGTAATGAAAAGATGCATCAGAAAaccaaaaatcagaaaaattaaTGTGCCAAGTGATTATACATGAGAAAACAACAGTGAAGAAACAAAGATAGAGCAGTTTGTGTTGAAAAGAATGCTACTTTACGTGTTTTATTGTCCAACAACAAGAAATTATCACAACCAAATTAGAGGCATATCACAGCTCTGTTAATATTGCATGTCCACTTTTGacttgtttgttttcttgtttctggGAACAGGTTAAGGAATCCAAGGTGAAGAAAGTAAAAGAAATGACCCCTTATCCACTGGCATCTTCGGATAATATGCTTCTGGCGGAAAGGAGTTTCATCAGCAGAGAAGATAAACCACCTTTTCCTAATGGCTATCGTCGGGAATGGATAGAGAAGATGGCTAAAAACATGTCATCTTCTGAAGACATGCATATGAAGGTTAGTACCCGTGCgttttagttaaatttctttCTATCTGTTGGCATAGCTCTTGTGTTGTAACTTGTTCGAATCACTTTTGCACCGTGTTCAAATTTACTATTTATAACTTGTTTATGTGACTAGGTTGCTGACATTGAAGACAATGCTCAAACAAGATGCCGAAAGGTGTATGCCCATGCTCATGATTTTAATATTAACTCCATCTCAAATAATAGGTAAAGTTTGTGGATAGCTTTATTTCAAAATCAGTATCTCGTCTAGCTAAAAATTTCCTCTGCCAGAAAAATTATGATATTCAGAAGCCACTTTGTTTATCCACTATGCAGATGCACCTTCGtgtatttttttccttatttggtTGCCCTTATTGCTTCTTTAAATTGCCGAAATAACATGGATTTTATAAAGTAGATAGTTTTAAACTAAATGTATAGCATCTAAAAGATATTCTGCTTTAAACCCTTGTACAGCGATGGTGAAACATTTCTTTCTGCGGATGACCTTAGAATAAACTTGTGGAATCTTGAGATCAGTGACCAGTGTTTCAATATCCTTGATATGAAGCCACCAAACATGGAGGACCTTACCGGTAGTCTACCCTTTGTCTTTACATCTTATAATTTCTATGAACGCCTATATTTATGTATTCAATTAAATATGCTTAATATCATCCtaacatttcatttttttttcggatGATGATATGTTCCATTTGTGGGAAGATACTGATCAAGATATAGGTTAAAATTGTGGGAAAGATGGTTTGGAATTGAGTTAGAATGTTTGAGatagaaagattaaaatttgtatGTTTTCATAGAATtgaattttgagaaaatttcagATTCTATAAAGTTCTAAATGGTTCTCCGTCTTTCAATTTAGCCATGGCATTAGGTTTTGCTTCCATAATTTTTGACCGTAGTTCCTTACTTATTTATGATGGGACACTAACCAACAGGGGTGTCAATGTCTGACCAACCTGTTCACTCAGTTTTGAAAAACAATTCCTGTGCTGTACCAATGTATCtatcaaatgaaaatatatGCTGATGATGAATTATTATCCAGAGGTCTTAACAGCGGCTGAATTCCATCCCATTCATTGTAATCTGCTTGCATACAGCAGCTCAAG
Coding sequences:
- the LOC137712603 gene encoding serine/threonine protein phosphatase 2A 55 kDa regulatory subunit B beta isoform-like isoform X1; this encodes MTLSSDPPAPLPLEWKFSQVFGERAPGDDLHDGDMISAIGFDKSGDFLAIGDRGGRCVIFERKDGKHTLNLQHPRHKLEQLDFTSTQHPEFQFKTEFQSHEPEFDYLKSVEIEEKINKVRWCATSSGSQFMLSTNDKTIKLWQVKESKVKKVKEMTPYPLASSDNMLLAERSFISREDKPPFPNGYRREWIEKMAKNMSSSEDMHMKVADIEDNAQTRCRKVYAHAHDFNINSISNNSDGETFLSADDLRINLWNLEISDQCFNILDMKPPNMEDLTEVLTAAEFHPIHCNLLAYSSSRGFIRLVDMRQSALCDHSARILQDGDSHVPKSFFTEIIASISDIKFSKDGRHILSRDYMNLKIWDMHMDSSPVAIYKIHEHLRPKVPYPVALAADVLSELYNNDRIFDKFGCCFSGDGLHFATGSYSNLVRIFSHGDGSEGATIEASKTPNSRKPILQTAPRARRSSLSNLARGFYRHGHENSSSGGNDSSYDLSSKILHLAWHPETNLIASAAGNSLFMYYA
- the LOC137712603 gene encoding serine/threonine protein phosphatase 2A 55 kDa regulatory subunit B beta isoform-like isoform X4; the encoded protein is MTLSSDPPAPLPLEWKFSQVFGERAPGDDLHDGDMISAIGFDKSGDFLAIGDRGGRCVIFERKDGKHTLNLQHPRHKLEQLDFTSTQHPEFQFKTEFQSHEPEFDYLKSVEIEEKINKVRWCATSSGSQFMLSTNDKTIKLWQVKESKVKKVKEMTPYPLASSDNMLLAERSFISREDKPPFPNGYRREWIEKMAKNMSSSEDMHMKVADIEDNAQTRCRKVYAHAHDFNINSISNNSDGETFLSADDLRINLWNLEISDQCFNILDMKPPNMEDLTEVLTAAEFHPIHCNLLAYSSSRGFIRLVDMRQSALCDHSARILQDGDSHVPKSFFTEIIASISDIKFSKDGRHILSRDYMNLKIWDMHMDSSPVAIYKIHEHLRPKLSELYNNDRIFDKFGCCFSGDGLHFATGSYSNLVRIFSHGDGSEGATIEASKTPNRKPILQTAPRARRSSLSNLARGFYRHGHENSSSGGNDSSYDLSSKILHLAWHPETNLIASAAGNSLFMYYA
- the LOC137712603 gene encoding serine/threonine protein phosphatase 2A 55 kDa regulatory subunit B beta isoform-like isoform X2, translating into MTLSSDPPAPLPLEWKFSQVFGERAPGDDLHDGDMISAIGFDKSGDFLAIGDRGGRCVIFERKDGKHTLNLQHPRHKLEQLDFTSTQHPEFQFKTEFQSHEPEFDYLKSVEIEEKINKVRWCATSSGSQFMLSTNDKTIKLWQVKESKVKKVKEMTPYPLASSDNMLLAERSFISREDKPPFPNGYRREWIEKMAKNMSSSEDMHMKVADIEDNAQTRCRKVYAHAHDFNINSISNNSDGETFLSADDLRINLWNLEISDQCFNILDMKPPNMEDLTEVLTAAEFHPIHCNLLAYSSSRGFIRLVDMRQSALCDHSARILQDGDSHVPKSFFTEIIASISDIKFSKDGRHILSRDYMNLKIWDMHMDSSPVAIYKIHEHLRPKVPYPVALAADVLSELYNNDRIFDKFGCCFSGDGLHFATGSYSNLVRIFSHGDGSEGATIEASKTPNRKPILQTAPRARRSSLSNLARGFYRHGHENSSSGGNDSSYDLSSKILHLAWHPETNLIASAAGNSLFMYYA
- the LOC137712603 gene encoding serine/threonine protein phosphatase 2A 55 kDa regulatory subunit B beta isoform-like isoform X3, with product MTLSSDPPAPLPLEWKFSQVFGERAPGDDLHDGDMISAIGFDKSGDFLAIGDRGGRCVIFERKDGKHTLNLQHPRHKLEQLDFTSTQHPEFQFKTEFQSHEPEFDYLKSVEIEEKINKVRWCATSSGSQFMLSTNDKTIKLWQVKESKVKKVKEMTPYPLASSDNMLLAERSFISREDKPPFPNGYRREWIEKMAKNMSSSEDMHMKVADIEDNAQTRCRKVYAHAHDFNINSISNNSDGETFLSADDLRINLWNLEISDQCFNILDMKPPNMEDLTEVLTAAEFHPIHCNLLAYSSSRGFIRLVDMRQSALCDHSARILQDGDSHVPKSFFTEIIASISDIKFSKDGRHILSRDYMNLKIWDMHMDSSPVAIYKIHEHLRPKLSELYNNDRIFDKFGCCFSGDGLHFATGSYSNLVRIFSHGDGSEGATIEASKTPNSRKPILQTAPRARRSSLSNLARGFYRHGHENSSSGGNDSSYDLSSKILHLAWHPETNLIASAAGNSLFMYYA